The following are encoded in a window of Candidatus Palauibacter scopulicola genomic DNA:
- a CDS encoding plastocyanin/azurin family copper-binding protein, with the protein MRRREFVAALSGVLAVAACGDGAGPGSPPPEPPPAPPPPPPGPVPGANVTVNIEDNAFVDPAGRRNGDAEVTIRSGETVGWRHVGANPHTVTSTDVPSGARAFDSRTMSHNDTFTVTPSVAGTYVYYCATHPSIMVGARIIVT; encoded by the coding sequence TTGAGACGTCGCGAGTTCGTTGCCGCCCTTTCCGGCGTGCTCGCCGTGGCCGCCTGCGGAGACGGCGCCGGGCCCGGGAGTCCACCGCCGGAGCCGCCGCCCGCGCCGCCGCCCCCGCCGCCCGGTCCCGTGCCGGGCGCGAACGTGACCGTGAACATCGAGGACAACGCCTTCGTCGACCCGGCGGGACGCCGCAACGGCGACGCGGAGGTGACGATCCGGAGCGGCGAGACGGTGGGCTGGCGGCACGTCGGCGCGAACCCGCACACGGTGACGTCGACCGATGTCCCCTCCGGCGCGCGGGCCTTCGACAGCCGCACGATGAGCCACAACGACACCTTCACGGTCACGCCGAGCGTGGCCGGCACCTACGTGTATTACTGCGCCACCCACCCGAGCATCATGGTCGGCGCCCGCATCATCGTCACCTGA